CGGGTCCGGACGACCGGCTTGACGACCTTGCCGCTGCGGAGACAACGCGTGCAGGCGTTGACGTGGCGGCTGGCTCCCCCGACGACGGCCCGGACGCTCTTGACGTTGGGGTGCCACCGGCGCTTCGTGACGTTGTGCGCGTGGCTGACCCGGTTGCCCGAAACGG
This is a stretch of genomic DNA from Thermoanaerobaculia bacterium. It encodes these proteins:
- the rpmB gene encoding 50S ribosomal protein L28, whose translation is MAQGCHFCGKSAVSGNRVSHAHNVTKRRWHPNVKSVRAVVGGASRHVNACTRCLRSGKVVKPVVRTRPTA